Genomic window (Chloroflexota bacterium):
GGCGCGATGCGTGCTCACGTTCTACGGCGCCGACGTGACCCTGGCCCGCCGGCTCCCGTTTCTGCGAGCCATGGCCCGCCGCTGGGTGCGGAACGCGGACGCCGTCACCGCCATCTCCACCTACACCGGCCGCGCGGTGGCCGATCTGACCGGGGTGCAACCGCACATTATCCCGTTCGGCGTGGACCTCCCGCGACGGGAGGACATCCCCAAGCCCCTACAGGGCACCCATCATGTCCTGGCCGTGGGCCGGCTCATCGAGCGCAAGGGCTATCCGGTGCTCATCCAGGCCATCGCCCGTCTGAAGCAGGAGGTGCCGGACGTCCGCCTCACCATCGCCGGCGAGGGGCAGGAGTACCCCAGACTGAAGGAGCTCGTGCAAAGGCTCGGGCTGGAGGACCACGTGCGGCTGCCCGGCCGGGTGAGCGACGAGGAGCTGAATGCGCTCTATCGATGGGCAGACGTCTTCGTGCTGCCCTCGCTGGTGGACCGCAGTGGCGACACAGAGGGGTTGGGATTGGTGCTGCTGGAGGCCCTCAGCTACGGCCGACCGGTGATCGCCAGCGCCGTGGGGGGCATCACGGATATCGTGCAGGAGGGGGAAACGGGGTTCCTGGTGCCGCCGGGCGATCCGGAGGCGCTCGCCCGAGCGCTGTTGCGGGTCTTCCATGATCCGGAGGCCGCCCGATCCCTGGCCGACCACGGTTGGGCGGTGAACCGCCAGCGCTTCGATTGGGAGCGAATCGCCGATGCGTACGCGACGCTCTACGGCGCGTGAGGGGCGGACGCATGGCTTCTGAGCGACACATCCGATGGATACCCT
Coding sequences:
- a CDS encoding glycosyltransferase family 4 protein, yielding MAEPLRVLFLTTTYARDEDDYQAPWLRQLIRRLADRGISVTVLAPGFRGLGAHRVDGVPVHRFRYAPARWEALTQESGAPNKLRANPLYWLLVPPYVLGGLVGTIRLMRARRFDAIHVHWPVPQALFAQVARMIRPARCVLTFYGADVTLARRLPFLRAMARRWVRNADAVTAISTYTGRAVADLTGVQPHIIPFGVDLPRREDIPKPLQGTHHVLAVGRLIERKGYPVLIQAIARLKQEVPDVRLTIAGEGQEYPRLKELVQRLGLEDHVRLPGRVSDEELNALYRWADVFVLPSLVDRSGDTEGLGLVLLEALSYGRPVIASAVGGITDIVQEGETGFLVPPGDPEALARALLRVFHDPEAARSLADHGWAVNRQRFDWERIADAYATLYGA